Proteins from a genomic interval of Medicago truncatula cultivar Jemalong A17 chromosome 3, MtrunA17r5.0-ANR, whole genome shotgun sequence:
- the LOC112420177 gene encoding uncharacterized protein — translation MDQHIFHRSWMYDRKYPGKRKLKAAFVDGVRDFVAYAMAQDAFQLEGGIRCSCVKCTCRLIRSPKDVLNHLKDLGFMENYYVWIYHGEQEPTNNTEFDVNMHASSSEARMECENFGVMEDMVGDAVGVNLSYNEGGEEETIPNEKALKFYKMMQEVNKPLFEGSSDSKLSMSVRLLAAASDWSVAEEGSECYTDIMRDTTPVKDNLPLSFYEAQKLVEKLGLEVKTTDCCVNGCMLFYDNEFGKNDGALVACKFCNAPRYEVCDDAGSQKKKRVSIKSMFYLPIIPRLQRLFASTHTADKMTWHYYNKPNSGVMRHPCDGVAWKHFDQVHRDFAEDPHNVRLGLCSDGFIPYIQASATPYSCWPILLTPYNVPLEMCMSKPYLFLSCIVPGPTSSLDGIDVYIQPLIDDLNRLWNGVSTYDIARKKIFRMRAALMWTINDFPAYGMLS, via the coding sequence ATGGATCAACATATTTTCCATCGTAGCTGGATGTACGATAGAAAATATCCGGGGAAAAGGAAACTTAAGGCGGCTTTTGTGGATGGAGTTCGTGATTTTGTTGCTTACGCCATGGCGCAAGATGCCTTTCAATTGGAGGGAGGGATAAGATGTTCGTGTGTTAAATGTACGTGTAGGTTGATTCGGAGCCCAAAAGATGTTCTAAACCATTTAAAGGACCTTGGTTTTATGGAGAATTATTATGTGTGGATTTATCACGGTGAACAAGAGCCGACAAATAATACCGAGTTTGATGTTAATATGCACGCTTCAAGCAGTGAGGCACGTATGGAGTGTGAAAACTTTGGCGTGATGGAAGATATGGTCGGTGATGCTGTTGGGGTGAACCTGTCTTACAACGAGGGTGGTGAAGAGGAAACAATCCCGAATGAGAAAGCGTTGAAGTTTTACAAGATGATGCAAGAAGTAAACAAGCCGTTGTTTGAAGGGTCGTCTGATTCTAAGTTATCCATGAGTGTAAGGCTTTTAGCTGCCGCGTCAGATTGGAGTGTAGCCGAAGAAGGCTCAGAGTGTTATACAGATATCATGAGGGACACAACTCCTGTAAAGGACAATTTGCCCTTGAGTTTTTATGAGGCTCAAAAGTTGGTGGAGAAGTTGGGATTGGAAGTTAAAACTACTGATTGTTGCGTTAATGGGTGCATGTTGTTTTACGACAACGAATTTGGTAAAAATGATGGGGCGTTGGTGGCGTGTAAATTTTGCAATGCACCGAGGTATGAAGTATGTGATGATGCCGGTTCTCAGAAGAAGAAACGAGTCTCAATCAAGTCAATGTTTTATCTGCCAATAATACCAAGATTGCAGAGATTGTTTGCATCAACTCACACGGCCGATAAAATGACATGGCATTATTATAATAAACCTAATTCAGGTGTGATGCGACATCCTTGTGACGGGGTGGCATGGAAGCACTTTGATCAAGTACATCGTGATTTTGCAGAAGATCCACATAATGTGAGGCTTGGATTATGCTCTGATGGATTTATTCCATATATCCAAGCATCAGCAACGCCTTATTCTTGTTGGCCAATTCTTCTTACCCCGTATAATGTTCCTCTTGAGATGTGCATGTCAAAGCCTTATTTGTTTTTGAGTTGTATTGTACCAGGACCTACGAGCTCCTTAGATGGTATAGATGTGTATATACAACccttaattgatgatttgaataGATTGTGGAACGGTGTATCGACATATGATATTGCAAGGAAGAAAATTTTTAGAATGAGGGCAGCTCTGATGTGGACTATTAACGACTTTCCTGCATATGGAATGTTGTCTTGA